One Salmo trutta unplaced genomic scaffold, fSalTru1.1, whole genome shotgun sequence DNA segment encodes these proteins:
- the LOC115190797 gene encoding OCIA domain-containing protein 1-like isoform X2: protein MTPMSTGFTEERQGEAQSPVGMDYIPTEDERRVFRECNQESFWYRSVPFSVVSMLVTQGLIHRGALTSSSKFGSLPKVAFAGLCGYLAGKISYMKHCQEKFKRLEHSPLGEALRQRTRPNAQSSQGPQSEMSDPDQVTFDPMFQASDPQSQVPPHARDYGYSDAPTAAQTSRTAADIDYNMPAQSFLDDEEPRRKPIMYEDLRNKNRETYEVTLTQKAETLLKPESDRPGRTAPKKDGKKNVYGDSLEE from the exons ATGACACCAATGTCTACGGGATTCACTGAAGAGCGACAGGGCGAAGCACAG agtcctGTAGGAATGGATTACATCCCCacagaagatgagaggagagtcTTCAGAGAATGCAACCAGGAGAGTTTCTGGTACAGAT CCGTGCCCTTCTCAGTGGTCAGCATGCTTGTCACTCAAGGCCTCATCCATAGAG GAGCTCTGACGTCGTCATCCAAGTTTGGATCTCTCCCTAAAGTGGCCT TTGCGGGGCTGTGTGGCTACCTGGCAGGGAAGATATCGTACATGAAGCATTGTCAGGAGAAGTTCAAGAGGCTGGAGCACTCCCCTCTAGGAGAAGCGCTGagacagaggaccagacccaacgcaca GTCGTCTCAGGGCCCCCAGTCAGAGATGAGTGACCCCGACCAGGTGACCTTTGACCCCATGTTCCAGGCCTCTGACCCCCAGAGCCAG GTCCCACCCCACGCCAGAGACTATGGATACAGTGACGCCCCCACCGCAGCACAGACCAGCCGCACCGCTGCAGACATCGACTACAACATGCCAG CCCAGTCGTTCCTGGATGACGAGGAGCCCAGGAGGAAGCCCATCATGTACGAGGACCTAAGGAACAAGAACCGAGAAACCTATGAGGTCACGCTTACCCAGAAGGCTGAGACGCTGCTCAAACCAGAGTCTGACCGGCCAGGGAGAACCGCCCCCAAGAAGGACG GGAAGAAGAATGTCTACGGAGACAGCTTGGAGGAGTGA
- the LOC115190797 gene encoding OCIA domain-containing protein 1-like isoform X1, translated as MTPMSTGFTEERQGEAQSPVGMDYIPTEDERRVFRECNQESFWYRSVPFSVVSMLVTQGLIHRGALTSSSKFGSLPKVAFAGLCGYLAGKISYMKHCQEKFKRLEHSPLGEALRQRTRPNAQSSQGPQSEMSDPDQVTFDPMFQASDPQSQVPPHARDYGYSDAPTAAQTSRTAADIDYNMPAQSFLDDEEPRRKPIMYEDLRNKNRETYEVTLTQKAETLLKPESDRPGRTAPKKDAGKKNVYGDSLEE; from the exons ATGACACCAATGTCTACGGGATTCACTGAAGAGCGACAGGGCGAAGCACAG agtcctGTAGGAATGGATTACATCCCCacagaagatgagaggagagtcTTCAGAGAATGCAACCAGGAGAGTTTCTGGTACAGAT CCGTGCCCTTCTCAGTGGTCAGCATGCTTGTCACTCAAGGCCTCATCCATAGAG GAGCTCTGACGTCGTCATCCAAGTTTGGATCTCTCCCTAAAGTGGCCT TTGCGGGGCTGTGTGGCTACCTGGCAGGGAAGATATCGTACATGAAGCATTGTCAGGAGAAGTTCAAGAGGCTGGAGCACTCCCCTCTAGGAGAAGCGCTGagacagaggaccagacccaacgcaca GTCGTCTCAGGGCCCCCAGTCAGAGATGAGTGACCCCGACCAGGTGACCTTTGACCCCATGTTCCAGGCCTCTGACCCCCAGAGCCAG GTCCCACCCCACGCCAGAGACTATGGATACAGTGACGCCCCCACCGCAGCACAGACCAGCCGCACCGCTGCAGACATCGACTACAACATGCCAG CCCAGTCGTTCCTGGATGACGAGGAGCCCAGGAGGAAGCCCATCATGTACGAGGACCTAAGGAACAAGAACCGAGAAACCTATGAGGTCACGCTTACCCAGAAGGCTGAGACGCTGCTCAAACCAGAGTCTGACCGGCCAGGGAGAACCGCCCCCAAGAAGGACG CAGGGAAGAAGAATGTCTACGGAGACAGCTTGGAGGAGTGA